In Erigeron canadensis isolate Cc75 chromosome 1, C_canadensis_v1, whole genome shotgun sequence, a single window of DNA contains:
- the LOC122578306 gene encoding serine/threonine-protein kinase UCN, producing MATPSSPELNLHNLKAIKVLGNGAMGTVFLVYNHLTDPTALFPFALKVVEKSCPNAKPDADRRARWEMSVLEKLNQNPHPFLPSLIGCFETEEMIAWAIPFCPGGDLNVLRYNQMDRVFSSSVIRFYLAEIVCALEHLHNMGIVYRDLKPENILIQHSGHVTLTDFDLSRTLAPKSLQSLILSCDEIEFQPEMTKHNVNPNPKQNEKLTRVLTGITREKHHVKLKKAKSARVSPMTRRNISFSKGERSNSFVGTEEYIAPEVVRGNGHDFVIDWWALGVLSYEMLYGSTPFRGKNRKETFGRILMMQPKFNGKPTELTDLIGKLLEKDPTLRLGCNRGACEIKEHPFFSGVRWDLLTEVLRPPFLPSKDDVGLTVDTVGNGINITDYFLKLRELPSPLDSPSRDECGYNVSLTEF from the coding sequence ATGGCAACACCATCATCACCGGAGCTAAACCTCCACAATCTCAAAGCCATTAAGGTGTTAGGCAACGGAGCCATGGGTACAGTCTTCCTTGTTTACAATCACCTGACTGACCCAACTGCCCTTTTCCCCTTTGCCctcaaagttgttgaaaaatcATGCCCCAATGCTAAACCGGACGCTGACCGCCGTGCGCGGTGGGAAATGTCCGTTTTAGAAAAACTTAACCAAAATCCACACCCATTTCTTCCGTCTTTAATTGGGTGTTTTGAGACGGAAGAAATGATCGCTTGGGCAATTCCGTTTTGCCCGGGCGGGGACTTAAATGTCCTAAGGTATAATCAAATGGACCGGGTTTTTTCATCTTCGGTCATCCGGTTTTATTTGGCGGAAATCGTGTGTGCGTTGGAACACCTTCATAACATGGGGATAGTGTACCGTGACTTAAAACCTGAAAACATTTTAATCCAACATTCGGGTCACGTGACTCTCACGGACTTCGATTTGTCACGTACTCTCGCCCCTAAATCCTTACAATCCTTAATTCTATCTTGCGATGAAATTGAGTTCCAACCCGAAATGACGAAACACAACGTCAACCCGAACCCAAAACAGAACGAGAAGCTTACACGTGTGTTAACGGGCATCACACGCGAAAAACATCATGTTAAATTGAAAAAAGCGAAAAGCGCACGTGTGTCACCAATGACACGTAGAAATATCAGTTTTTCCAAAGGGGAACGCTCGAATTCCTTCGTGGGAACAGAGGAATATATCGCGCCCGAGGTCGTCCGTGGGAACGGGCACGATTTTGTGATAGATTGGTGGGCGTTGGGGGTTTTGTCTTACGAAATGTTGTACGGTTCGACTCCGTTTCGTGGCAAAAACCGAAAGGAAACATTTGGGAGAATACTAATGATGCAGCCTAAGTTCAATGGAAAGCCAACGGAATTAACGGACTTAATTGGCAAGTTACTTGAAAAAGACCCCACGCTCCGATTAGGGTGTAACAGAGGCGCGTGTGAAATTAAAGAGCATCCGTTTTTTTCGGGGGTGAGGTGGGATTTATTAACAGAAGTCTTGCGTCCGCCGTTCCTTCCGTCAAAAGACGACGTTGGGTTAACGGTGGATACGGTTGGGAATGGGATAAACATCACGGATTATTTTCTTAAGCTTAGGGAGCTACCGTCACCGTTAGATTCTCCGTCAAGAGATGAGTGTGGGTATAACGTTTCATTAACGGAATTTTGA